The proteins below come from a single Candidatus Zixiibacteriota bacterium genomic window:
- a CDS encoding DUF1573 domain-containing protein: protein MIKPYRVYVSRAGKVEVDEAKFTVTNVSDEDLDLKIVSEPYGYLQIDLPDEVKAGETAECKIKVNEDHLNQSFEKSITLELNDPTKTRFSIPIIRRLIGGKKAQASNAGSR from the coding sequence GTGATTAAACCTTATCGCGTTTATGTTTCTCGAGCAGGTAAAGTCGAAGTTGACGAAGCCAAATTTACGGTAACCAATGTCTCAGACGAAGATCTGGATTTGAAAATAGTGAGTGAGCCATATGGTTATTTACAAATTGATTTGCCTGATGAAGTAAAAGCCGGCGAAACGGCTGAATGCAAAATAAAGGTCAATGAGGATCACCTCAATCAAAGTTTCGAAAAATCGATTACGTTGGAGCTCAACGACCCAACCAAAACGCGTTTTTCCATTCCTATTATCAGGCGATTAATAGGAGGCAAAAAAGCACAGGCCAGTAACGCTGGTTCACGATAA
- a CDS encoding GWxTD domain-containing protein: MIRIILAFAIALLALGSISGATGNSLTFLTDYASYADLAEKRPYIEIYCGLNRDELGFIGSDTSEYLYAGVYLSAIAYDESGAALDSASTYFLSRVKDREESLRQGIQLFDLLGLHLDPGHYRILCSAVDDVSKKSSRNTIVAEIPDYFQPGLRCSDLQVAFEISTLNLDDDSPVNNRLIKQDRVVIPNPTGRYQAFLNKHIWVYAELYGLSFEEEFTSAKIKKFFTNYSLKDMNGNLIHDFGGQAKDKPGTSAVVVNCLELPSIPTGDYYLIFEVTDAATGAKTLASKAISIVASELAQKQYSIEDVELMRNIAYYHLSEAEKIQIDKLSIEGKKNFIHQFWRTRDDDPSDAKNPVYEEAIRRFVFANEMLSTRSDTKDGWKTDRGRIYITYGPYNDAETVEMEGRSYPYQKWTYYNLDGRKIFVFVNDFMAQIGDYRLVHSTHPREKYDPVWQQILDKEDDTDSDWRDSRDNDW, translated from the coding sequence ATGATACGGATCATTCTGGCATTTGCAATTGCGCTTTTAGCTCTGGGAAGTATTTCCGGAGCGACCGGTAATTCTTTGACATTTTTAACCGATTACGCATCTTATGCCGATTTGGCGGAAAAGCGGCCATATATCGAGATATATTGCGGATTGAATCGTGATGAACTGGGCTTTATTGGTTCTGATACGAGCGAATATCTTTATGCCGGTGTTTATTTGTCGGCAATCGCGTATGATGAATCAGGCGCTGCACTGGATTCTGCATCAACATATTTTCTAAGCCGAGTAAAAGACCGTGAAGAAAGTCTGAGGCAGGGGATACAGCTTTTTGATTTATTGGGTCTGCATTTGGATCCCGGTCACTATCGTATTTTGTGTTCGGCCGTGGATGATGTCTCCAAAAAATCGAGCCGGAATACTATCGTTGCCGAAATTCCTGATTATTTTCAGCCGGGTCTTAGGTGTAGCGACTTACAGGTGGCTTTTGAGATATCAACCTTGAATTTAGATGATGATTCACCTGTCAATAATCGATTGATAAAACAGGATCGGGTCGTAATTCCGAATCCAACCGGCCGATATCAAGCATTTTTGAATAAACATATCTGGGTCTATGCCGAGTTATACGGATTATCTTTCGAGGAAGAATTTACCTCCGCCAAAATTAAAAAGTTTTTTACCAATTATTCCCTTAAGGACATGAACGGGAATTTAATACATGATTTCGGAGGCCAAGCCAAAGATAAGCCCGGAACATCGGCAGTTGTTGTTAATTGTTTGGAACTGCCTTCGATACCCACGGGGGATTATTATTTGATTTTTGAGGTTACCGATGCGGCTACCGGCGCAAAGACTTTGGCTTCCAAAGCGATTTCGATAGTTGCGTCCGAACTCGCCCAAAAACAGTATTCGATTGAAGATGTTGAACTGATGAGGAATATAGCATATTATCATCTTTCTGAAGCCGAGAAAATCCAGATTGACAAATTATCGATTGAGGGCAAAAAGAATTTTATTCATCAGTTCTGGCGAACCAGGGATGATGACCCATCCGACGCGAAAAATCCCGTATATGAAGAAGCGATTCGGAGATTTGTATTCGCCAATGAGATGTTATCGACTCGCTCCGATACCAAAGATGGCTGGAAAACCGACCGCGGCCGGATATATATTACTTATGGTCCGTATAATGACGCTGAAACGGTTGAAATGGAAGGCCGCAGTTATCCGTATCAAAAATGGACCTATTATAATTTGGACGGTCGCAAAATATTCGTATTTGTCAATGATTTCATGGCTCAGATCGGCGATTACAGGTTAGTTCATTCGACTCATCCGAGAGAGAAATATGATCCCGTCTGGCAACAGATTCTTGATAAAGAAGATGATACTGATAGCGATTGGCGAGATTCAAGAGACAATGATTGGTAG